ATCAGGGAAGAAAAGCGTTTTGAAAGCGTAGCACAGCTGCAGCAGCAGATTTCCTGTGATATTGAACTCAGCAAGGATCTCGGAATTCGGAGTAGGATTTCAGAATTGCAGTAAAGCCTGCTATTGTGTTACATAAAAGATTATGGATAATTAGGAGTCTTATATGATTATAACATCAATATCATGGTTAGCGATTTTTGCTCTTTCGGTAAGTTACTGGTTTCAGATCAGGAAGATACATCTTCACCGCGAGGTTCGTGACCTTTCGATGATATACCATATCCTTCTATTTTTGGGTTTTTCCACTCTTGCCATCACGGCATATATGGAAAAGAGTATTATC
This genomic window from Waddliaceae bacterium contains:
- a CDS encoding PQ-loop repeat-containing protein, producing MIITSISWLAIFALSVSYWFQIRKIHLHREVRDLSMIYHILLFLGFSTLAITAYMEKSIIFLVKQIATSIPVFVIICQILYHRKDHWHEIGQASCLSCREELEADWI